Proteins co-encoded in one Sporosarcina sp. FSL K6-1522 genomic window:
- a CDS encoding iron-sulfur cluster assembly accessory protein, translating into MTQVVEVTEAAAFHVKEMMRHNDEEGSFLRVAVNGGGCSGLTYGMGFETEKSDADFLLEQHGLQILVSREDAGILQGTQVDYKESLMGGGFTIENPNAIASCGCGTSFRTAKKAGTPAECD; encoded by the coding sequence ATGACACAAGTTGTTGAAGTGACAGAAGCAGCAGCATTTCACGTGAAGGAAATGATGCGCCATAATGATGAAGAAGGTTCATTTTTACGCGTTGCTGTAAATGGTGGAGGATGTAGCGGATTGACTTATGGAATGGGTTTTGAAACCGAAAAGTCAGATGCAGATTTCTTGCTCGAACAGCACGGTTTGCAAATACTCGTTTCGCGTGAAGACGCCGGAATTCTTCAAGGTACACAAGTTGACTACAAAGAGTCCCTCATGGGGGGCGGATTTACTATAGAAAATCCTAATGCCATTGCATCTTGCGGGTGTGGGACTTCATTCCGAACAGCTAAAAAGGCAGGAACCCCTGCGGAATGTGATTGA
- a CDS encoding NAD(P)/FAD-dependent oxidoreductase — MKRPTILVLGAGYGGLSTVVNLQKSLGTDEADVVLINKNEYHYESTWLHEAAAGTLSPEQVRYDIKSVINEQKVKFIQAEVQAIDVNEKVVTTNVGTHTYDYLVVSLGFEGETFGIPGLDKYALAMANVKAARQIREHIEYQFATWSLEEEKDDSRLTIVVGGAGFSGIELLGELGNRVPELCKEFDVPAEKVRVLCVEAAPMVLPGFDPDLVKYAVSRLEAKGIEFSIGTPVVEATEEGVNIKKGDDEFEFIKAGTVVWAAGVRGNRLIESSGIENMRARVKVDKDLRAPGFSDVFVVGDCALMINEEVNRPFPPTAQIAMQQGEMCAKNIIALLQGRATATFVPDLKGSVCSLGEDDAIGLVFGKKLTGSKASFMKKMVDNRSLFMIGGLGLTIKKGKFNFL, encoded by the coding sequence GTGAAAAGACCGACAATTTTAGTATTAGGTGCAGGTTATGGCGGCTTGTCAACAGTTGTGAACTTGCAAAAATCACTTGGAACAGACGAAGCAGACGTCGTTCTTATTAACAAAAATGAGTATCACTATGAGTCCACATGGCTTCACGAAGCTGCGGCAGGGACATTGTCTCCTGAACAGGTTCGTTATGATATTAAGAGTGTTATAAATGAGCAAAAAGTAAAATTCATCCAAGCCGAAGTTCAAGCAATTGACGTGAATGAGAAAGTTGTTACAACAAATGTAGGTACGCATACATATGATTACCTCGTTGTTTCTCTTGGCTTTGAAGGTGAAACATTTGGAATTCCAGGACTTGACAAATATGCGCTTGCAATGGCAAACGTGAAAGCAGCTCGTCAAATCCGTGAACATATTGAATACCAATTTGCAACATGGTCTCTTGAAGAAGAGAAAGATGATAGCCGTCTAACAATCGTTGTTGGAGGCGCAGGTTTCTCGGGAATTGAGCTACTTGGTGAGCTTGGTAACCGTGTACCAGAACTTTGCAAAGAGTTTGACGTACCAGCTGAAAAAGTGCGCGTACTTTGTGTAGAGGCAGCTCCAATGGTACTTCCAGGGTTCGATCCGGATCTTGTGAAATATGCGGTATCTAGACTAGAAGCAAAAGGTATCGAATTCTCAATCGGTACACCAGTTGTCGAGGCAACTGAAGAAGGTGTTAACATTAAAAAAGGCGACGATGAATTTGAATTCATCAAAGCTGGTACGGTTGTATGGGCTGCGGGTGTTCGCGGTAACCGTTTGATCGAGTCATCGGGTATCGAAAACATGCGTGCGCGTGTTAAAGTCGACAAAGATCTTCGTGCGCCAGGCTTCTCTGACGTGTTCGTTGTTGGAGACTGTGCATTAATGATCAATGAAGAAGTGAATCGTCCATTCCCACCAACAGCACAAATCGCAATGCAACAAGGTGAGATGTGTGCAAAAAACATCATCGCTCTTTTACAAGGACGCGCAACTGCAACGTTTGTGCCTGACTTAAAAGGTAGCGTATGTTCACTTGGTGAAGACGATGCAATCGGTTTAGTATTCGGTAAAAAATTGACAGGTTCAAAAGCTTCATTCATGAAGAAAATGGTTGATAACCGTTCATTGTTCATGATTGGTGGACTTGGTCTAACAATTAAAAAAGGTAAATTCAACTTCCTTTGA
- a CDS encoding NUDIX hydrolase, with protein sequence MSRNKRGNVWLGAAGLVVNSEGQWLVVRKTYGGLKGKWSIPAGFVDGNETADGAAIREVQEEAGIASRLEGMIGFRTGVLKGEISDNMAVFLLAPTSEGQLLVPQLKEISEVAWKSPVELKADPDTSMMILEMVEKVIASGLDEIANVNPGDQFGYTAYKLFFKK encoded by the coding sequence ATGTCACGGAATAAACGCGGAAATGTATGGCTTGGTGCGGCAGGTCTTGTCGTCAATAGCGAGGGGCAATGGCTTGTTGTGCGAAAAACCTATGGTGGCTTGAAGGGCAAGTGGTCCATTCCGGCAGGCTTTGTTGATGGGAATGAGACCGCAGACGGTGCTGCCATTCGTGAAGTGCAAGAAGAGGCAGGCATTGCATCACGTTTGGAAGGGATGATTGGCTTTCGGACTGGGGTATTGAAGGGGGAAATCAGTGATAATATGGCGGTTTTTTTGCTAGCACCTACGAGTGAGGGACAGTTACTAGTGCCTCAATTGAAAGAAATATCTGAGGTTGCGTGGAAAAGTCCAGTTGAATTGAAAGCAGATCCAGACACTTCTATGATGATCCTGGAGATGGTGGAAAAAGTAATTGCATCGGGTTTGGATGAAATTGCGAATGTGAATCCTGGCGATCAATTTGGCTATACAGCTTATAAACTATTTTTTAAAAAATAA
- a CDS encoding YuiB family protein — protein MTISLTHVVLSVLIFIVMFFGIGFLLNMLLRMTWLMAIIYPIVVIFIIDEVKMYEYITKPKYAFSLLGEKIMALHTVDIVILASGLLGAIISGFVIKLLRKQGYQMF, from the coding sequence TTGACCATTTCATTGACGCATGTCGTCTTATCCGTACTGATTTTCATCGTAATGTTTTTCGGTATTGGATTTCTCTTAAATATGCTTCTTCGAATGACATGGCTAATGGCAATCATTTACCCGATTGTCGTCATCTTCATTATTGACGAAGTGAAAATGTATGAATATATTACGAAACCGAAGTATGCTTTTTCCCTTTTGGGTGAAAAGATCATGGCACTCCATACCGTGGATATCGTCATTTTAGCGAGCGGTCTCCTAGGCGCAATTATTTCTGGATTTGTTATTAAGCTATTGAGGAAGCAAGGCTATCAGATGTTTTAA
- a CDS encoding divergent PAP2 family protein, translated as MTVAILQNIPLLAALFGIVFAQIVKIPIHFFLNGKLDWKLMTSTGGMPSSHSAAVTSLTTAIAYEAGLDSPLFAVSAIFAVIVMFDATGIRYQAGQQALIINQMRNDFQTFVQEAKGWQQKDGQQKIKELKTLLGHKPSEVFAGAVTGILISVIIYTFII; from the coding sequence ATGACAGTGGCTATACTCCAAAACATCCCGCTTCTTGCGGCGTTATTTGGAATTGTCTTTGCACAAATCGTGAAAATTCCCATCCATTTTTTTCTCAATGGTAAACTCGATTGGAAGCTCATGACATCGACTGGTGGCATGCCGAGTTCCCACTCCGCCGCAGTCACCTCTTTGACAACGGCAATTGCCTACGAGGCTGGACTCGACTCACCACTCTTCGCAGTGTCAGCCATCTTCGCAGTCATCGTGATGTTTGACGCGACAGGCATCCGCTACCAAGCCGGGCAACAAGCACTTATTATCAATCAAATGCGTAATGATTTTCAAACCTTTGTGCAAGAAGCGAAAGGTTGGCAACAAAAAGACGGGCAACAAAAAATCAAAGAGTTAAAAACCTTACTAGGTCATAAGCCAAGTGAAGTATTTGCCGGAGCTGTAACCGGTATCCTCATCTCCGTCATCATTTATACGTTTATTATCTAA
- a CDS encoding leucyl aminopeptidase: MKTTIIERDFGKVEADVLVIGVPTHPENTVGWDEFVNVFSARLPEWLKSGDISTDFKKIVKMPAIEASGYKRVLFVGLGTQKKLNEDLLRQAFAAVGKELAAGKAASAAVWTAPFTNDNLSCEDVVFAATEGIGLGMYKFEGYRTDSNERDVTLGTLTFLSSADEDELRAAFEVGKVYAHAVNEARNLVNMPPNLLTATKMADYARELAGKYDFDIEVLGKKEMEELGMGAILAVNKGSVEEPKLIVLKYAATEQWEDVIGLVGKGVTYDTGGYSLKPKDGMVGMKGDMGGAAAVLGAMSIIGELRPAKNVIAVIGATDNMVSGEAFKPDDVITSLSGKTIEVLNTDAEGRLVLADAVTYAKQSGADYLIDVATLTGGVIIALGNDKTGALTNDEAFFEEFMQASLETGEFVWRLPLTENDKKRIRKSDVADLNNSPGRDGHMIFGGGFVGEFAGDTPWIHLDIAGTSDAAAAHDLGPKGATGVMTRTLATVVERLADANIED, translated from the coding sequence ATGAAAACAACAATTATTGAACGAGATTTTGGGAAAGTAGAAGCGGATGTCTTAGTAATTGGTGTGCCAACACATCCAGAAAATACGGTAGGATGGGATGAGTTCGTCAACGTATTTAGTGCCCGTTTACCTGAGTGGCTAAAATCCGGAGATATTTCAACAGATTTCAAAAAGATTGTTAAAATGCCTGCGATTGAAGCAAGTGGTTATAAGCGTGTGTTATTCGTTGGACTTGGCACACAGAAGAAGCTGAACGAGGATCTTTTGCGTCAAGCATTTGCCGCAGTAGGGAAAGAACTTGCAGCTGGAAAAGCGGCTTCGGCGGCTGTATGGACAGCTCCTTTTACTAACGACAACCTATCCTGTGAAGATGTCGTGTTCGCGGCAACAGAAGGCATTGGACTCGGCATGTACAAGTTCGAAGGCTATCGTACGGATTCTAATGAACGAGACGTAACGCTTGGCACGCTCACATTTCTGTCATCAGCAGATGAAGATGAGTTGAGGGCTGCTTTTGAAGTAGGAAAAGTCTATGCACATGCAGTGAATGAAGCGCGTAATTTGGTCAATATGCCACCGAATCTATTAACAGCGACGAAAATGGCGGATTATGCACGTGAGCTTGCGGGAAAATACGATTTTGATATTGAAGTACTTGGAAAAAAAGAAATGGAAGAGCTCGGTATGGGTGCAATTCTAGCGGTTAATAAAGGATCTGTAGAGGAACCAAAGCTCATCGTCTTAAAATATGCAGCGACAGAGCAATGGGAAGATGTCATCGGCCTAGTAGGTAAAGGTGTGACGTATGATACAGGCGGCTATTCATTAAAACCGAAAGATGGTATGGTCGGCATGAAAGGTGATATGGGTGGTGCAGCTGCTGTGCTTGGAGCTATGAGCATCATTGGAGAGTTGCGTCCAGCGAAAAATGTCATTGCGGTTATTGGGGCAACAGATAACATGGTTTCTGGCGAGGCTTTCAAGCCAGATGATGTCATTACGTCCTTGAGCGGTAAGACGATTGAAGTGTTGAATACGGATGCGGAAGGGCGGCTTGTACTAGCGGATGCTGTCACATATGCCAAACAATCCGGTGCTGACTATCTTATCGATGTTGCCACACTAACAGGTGGAGTCATCATTGCGCTTGGCAATGATAAAACTGGTGCGCTGACAAATGACGAAGCATTCTTCGAAGAATTTATGCAAGCGTCTTTGGAAACTGGTGAATTTGTTTGGCGGCTACCATTGACGGAAAATGATAAGAAGCGAATTCGTAAAAGTGATGTCGCGGACCTCAATAATTCGCCAGGGCGTGATGGTCATATGATCTTTGGTGGTGGCTTTGTTGGGGAGTTTGCAGGCGATACACCTTGGATTCATCTTGACATCGCAGGGACGTCAGACGCGGCTGCTGCGCATGATCTAGGTCCAAAAGGAGCAACTGGTGTGATGACACGGACATTGGCGACAGTCGTTGAACGATTGGCAGATGCGAATATAGAGGACTGA
- the mnhG gene encoding monovalent cation/H(+) antiporter subunit G, whose product MTVIANILIVSTIVVGIIFTIVTVIGILRLPDVYTRAHAASKSATLGVLSILLGVFFHFWLKEGHFSIQLILAIAFLFITSPIGGHLMSRAAYMSGVKPTELTVGDDLAKVVKRTKQNQSSPRREE is encoded by the coding sequence GTGACCGTAATCGCTAATATTCTCATTGTCTCGACAATCGTTGTCGGTATCATTTTCACCATCGTTACCGTCATCGGTATCTTACGTTTACCCGATGTTTATACACGAGCACATGCTGCTTCTAAAAGTGCAACATTAGGGGTACTCAGTATTTTGTTAGGAGTCTTTTTTCACTTTTGGTTGAAGGAAGGACATTTTAGTATTCAGCTCATTTTAGCTATCGCCTTCCTGTTCATCACCTCGCCAATCGGAGGTCATTTGATGAGCCGGGCTGCTTATATGTCCGGTGTTAAACCGACAGAATTGACGGTCGGTGATGATCTCGCTAAAGTCGTAAAACGAACAAAACAAAACCAGTCGTCACCTAGACGCGAAGAATAA
- a CDS encoding Na(+)/H(+) antiporter subunit F1: protein MMTFIWMCLILIVLSIAGLLYRVFKGPSTPDRLVALDAIGVMLISAIALLSILFGTGFFIEVILLIAIMSFIGTVAFSKFIEKGEIIERDRNR, encoded by the coding sequence ATGATGACATTCATTTGGATGTGTCTCATTCTTATCGTACTCTCGATTGCAGGGCTACTCTATCGGGTATTTAAGGGCCCTTCTACACCGGATAGACTGGTGGCACTGGATGCGATTGGCGTCATGCTGATTTCAGCAATCGCCTTGTTATCAATATTATTTGGCACTGGATTTTTCATCGAAGTCATTTTACTGATTGCGATTATGTCCTTCATCGGAACAGTGGCCTTCTCTAAATTTATTGAGAAAGGAGAGATTATCGAACGTGACCGTAATCGCTAA
- a CDS encoding Na+/H+ antiporter subunit E yields MAFQLLLNFFIALVWMFMSSSMSASTFIVGYLIGLILIIMMRRFFKERLYISRLWATFKLTLLFFKELTLSNIDVLRVVLRPKMDIQPMIFALPTDLEHDWEITLLSSLITLTPGTIVLNVSDDQRTLYIHAIDVDDVDDAIDSIKNSFEKAIKEVSRP; encoded by the coding sequence ATGGCTTTTCAACTATTATTAAACTTTTTCATCGCCCTTGTGTGGATGTTTATGAGCTCTTCGATGTCCGCCTCTACCTTTATCGTCGGCTATTTAATCGGGCTGATTTTAATCATTATGATGAGGCGCTTTTTCAAGGAAAGACTTTACATTTCACGGTTATGGGCAACGTTTAAACTGACATTGTTATTTTTTAAAGAACTTACGCTGTCAAATATCGATGTGCTTCGTGTTGTCTTACGACCAAAGATGGATATTCAACCAATGATTTTTGCATTACCAACTGATCTCGAACACGACTGGGAAATTACATTGCTCTCCAGTCTCATCACATTAACACCAGGAACGATTGTGTTGAATGTCTCTGACGATCAACGCACGCTCTATATCCATGCTATCGATGTCGATGATGTGGATGATGCCATTGATTCTATTAAAAACTCTTTTGAAAAAGCGATTAAGGAAGTGAGCCGACCATGA
- a CDS encoding Na+/H+ antiporter subunit D, producing MINLLLFPIILPFFFAIILLFFKENIRVQRSLTFIGLLASLVAALFLVAKVKADGIQAITLGGWSAPFGISMVSDMFSALLVTTTIVLTLLVVIYSFTAIGKERERFFYYPAILFMVTGVNGAFTTGDIFNMFVFFEVLLIASYVLIVLGGEKKQLRESIKYVLVNVISSALFVITVAYLYSVIGTLNMADISVKIAQIGQPGIITVIAILMLLVFGVKGSIFPLYFWLPGSYAAPPIPVLALFGALLTKVGVYAIMRTYTLFFIHDVGFTHEILSVVALLTIIAGCVGALAYFDLKQIIIYNIVIAVGVILFGAAQMNDAGLTGAIFYLIHDMLIKGALFLLIGIIIYITGTSNLRKMGGLMKTHAPLGWIYLIAAFGLAGIPPLSGFVGKLLIVEGAFESGNIWGSIIILASSLVVLLSVIRIFIYAFWGEPVDLPKTERRPYRNRMLPAVILVILSVLYGVGSEWLVPYMTDASNVLLQPSIYIDAVLKE from the coding sequence ATGATTAATCTACTTTTATTTCCAATCATTTTACCATTCTTCTTCGCGATTATTCTGCTATTCTTCAAAGAGAATATTCGCGTACAACGTTCACTCACTTTTATCGGCTTGCTGGCCAGCTTAGTTGCTGCGCTGTTCCTCGTCGCTAAAGTAAAAGCAGATGGTATTCAAGCGATTACATTGGGCGGCTGGTCTGCACCTTTCGGGATTTCAATGGTGTCAGATATGTTCTCAGCATTACTCGTGACAACAACGATTGTCCTAACGTTGCTTGTTGTCATTTACAGCTTTACAGCCATCGGCAAAGAACGTGAACGGTTCTTTTATTACCCGGCTATCCTCTTTATGGTGACGGGCGTCAATGGGGCCTTTACAACGGGTGACATTTTCAACATGTTCGTCTTCTTCGAAGTGCTTCTTATCGCTTCGTACGTGTTAATCGTACTAGGTGGCGAGAAAAAACAGCTTCGCGAATCGATTAAATATGTGTTAGTCAACGTCATTTCATCCGCGTTGTTCGTCATTACGGTGGCCTATCTCTACTCCGTCATCGGAACATTGAATATGGCTGATATTTCCGTCAAAATCGCTCAGATTGGACAACCGGGTATCATTACGGTTATTGCTATCCTGATGCTGTTGGTCTTTGGGGTGAAAGGTTCTATTTTCCCACTGTACTTCTGGTTGCCTGGATCGTACGCAGCACCGCCGATACCTGTCCTTGCACTATTCGGTGCATTGCTGACGAAAGTCGGTGTCTACGCCATTATGAGGACGTACACGTTGTTCTTTATTCATGACGTCGGCTTTACACATGAAATTCTTTCTGTTGTAGCGCTGTTAACGATTATTGCAGGCTGCGTTGGGGCACTTGCTTATTTTGATTTAAAACAAATTATCATTTACAATATCGTGATTGCTGTCGGCGTTATTTTGTTTGGTGCAGCACAGATGAATGATGCAGGTTTAACAGGTGCGATTTTCTATTTGATTCACGATATGTTGATTAAAGGGGCATTGTTCCTACTCATCGGTATCATCATCTACATCACAGGCACGTCCAATTTGCGGAAAATGGGCGGCTTAATGAAGACCCATGCGCCACTTGGCTGGATTTACCTGATTGCAGCGTTTGGGCTTGCGGGAATTCCGCCGCTAAGCGGTTTTGTTGGGAAGCTGCTAATTGTAGAGGGGGCCTTTGAATCTGGCAACATCTGGGGTAGTATCATCATTCTCGCCTCAAGCCTTGTCGTGCTGTTATCGGTTATTCGCATTTTCATCTATGCATTTTGGGGCGAACCTGTCGACTTACCAAAAACCGAGCGTCGTCCTTATCGCAATAGGATGCTGCCAGCCGTGATATTGGTCATCCTCTCTGTATTATATGGTGTCGGTAGCGAATGGCTCGTTCCATACATGACAGATGCTTCAAACGTATTACTACAACCATCCATCTATATTGATGCGGTGTTAAAGGAGTAG
- a CDS encoding Na(+)/H(+) antiporter subunit C, which produces MEFIMIIVIGILFAAATYLILSRSLLKIIVGTGLLSHGAHLLILTMGGLGGSAPPVLTDGVTDFADPLPQALILTAIVISFGVTAFILVLAYRAYAVHQTDNMNLMRGNDEHD; this is translated from the coding sequence ATGGAATTCATCATGATTATAGTCATCGGAATCCTATTTGCGGCGGCTACTTACTTAATCCTTTCGAGAAGCTTGCTCAAAATCATCGTAGGAACGGGCTTGCTTAGTCACGGGGCACACTTATTGATCTTAACGATGGGTGGACTAGGCGGTAGTGCGCCACCCGTGTTAACAGATGGCGTCACAGATTTTGCAGACCCATTGCCACAAGCGCTGATTTTAACAGCGATTGTCATTAGCTTTGGTGTGACGGCCTTTATCCTTGTGCTTGCGTATCGGGCTTACGCAGTCCATCAAACAGATAATATGAATCTTATGAGGGGAAATGACGAGCATGATTAA
- a CDS encoding Na(+)/H(+) antiporter subunit B: MKTNDVILQTATKVVFFIIFLFSIHIFFAGHYTPGGGFVGGLLTTGAIVLLLLAFDLKTVQKALPFNFTIVTGIGLLLALGTAAGSIFFNVPFFTHAFDDFTLPLFGTTSLHTAMIFDAGVYLVVVGAAITMIQTIGGDA; this comes from the coding sequence ATGAAAACAAATGATGTGATTTTACAAACGGCTACGAAAGTCGTATTTTTCATCATCTTTCTTTTTTCCATCCATATTTTCTTTGCAGGACACTATACACCAGGTGGCGGCTTTGTCGGTGGATTACTGACGACGGGCGCAATTGTCTTACTGTTGCTCGCCTTCGACCTAAAAACGGTTCAAAAAGCCCTGCCCTTTAACTTTACGATTGTCACGGGGATTGGTCTACTGCTAGCTCTCGGAACAGCAGCCGGCTCCATCTTTTTCAACGTACCATTCTTCACACATGCTTTCGATGATTTCACATTGCCGTTATTTGGCACGACGTCTCTTCATACGGCGATGATTTTCGATGCAGGTGTCTATCTTGTGGTTGTAGGTGCAGCCATTACAATGATTCAAACGATAGGAGGAGATGCCTAA
- a CDS encoding Na+/H+ antiporter subunit A, with translation MEFVLLIFLPIVAALFVPLLFKRLKGIHTGWFVLVVPIALFVFYLGFISTTMDGGYATSELQWIPSLGISFVSYIDGLSLLFSLLITGIGALVVLYSIFYLDKDREQLNNFYVYLLIFMSAMLGVVQSDNVISLYLFWELTSISSFLLIGYWYTRDRSRFGALKSMMITVFGGLMMLGGFVLLGIMGDTYSIRELIANSATLVEHEFFTLALILVLLGAFTKSAQFPFYIWLPDAMEAPTPVSAYLHSATMVKAGIYLVARFTPIFAVSEVWVWLVTGIGLLTLFWGSFFAVKQTDLKAILAFSTVSQLGLIMSLLGAGAVAYHADDAIFKFAAFAAIFHLINHATFKGSLFMIAGIVDHETGTRDIRKLGGLMSIMPVSFTVAFIGSMSMAGLPPFNGFLSKEMFLQSMLAIRHFELYNFATWGIIFPVVAWIASVFTFVYSFYFVFKTFAGQRKSEPLPQTPHEAPVGMLISPVLLATLVVGIFFIPNLIGKWLVKPAVMAVQPDLYNHPSEVAVHVAAWHGFDSPALWMTIAVVGVGAVLYLTMNKWQKLYDIQPQYLSLNALYDSTMMFGESGMNRLSRFYMTGLIRTYLLYMFAFIVAITTATLFIKEAFVVDMDSFSPVTLYGIMTAIILVIAVVMILLAKTRLAAIIALGAVGYSVALFFVIFKAPDLALTQLVIETVSVALFLLAFKHLPSLKNHGETTRNKLGNAVIAVGVGVTVALVALSAHSQKLIPSISQYYKDTVATEAGGGNIVNVILVDYRGFDTLFEIAVLSIAGIGVLGMIRLRLARKEGKDENK, from the coding sequence TTGGAATTCGTGCTATTGATTTTTCTACCGATTGTGGCTGCCCTTTTCGTTCCGTTGCTCTTTAAACGGTTGAAAGGCATACATACGGGATGGTTTGTGTTAGTTGTCCCAATCGCTCTGTTCGTGTTTTACTTAGGATTTATCTCAACGACAATGGATGGCGGATACGCCACATCCGAACTACAGTGGATTCCATCCCTCGGCATTTCGTTCGTCTCCTATATTGACGGACTTAGCCTCCTGTTTTCACTGCTCATTACAGGAATCGGTGCACTCGTTGTACTGTACTCCATTTTCTACCTCGATAAAGATCGAGAGCAGCTGAATAACTTCTACGTCTATCTCCTGATTTTCATGAGTGCGATGTTGGGCGTTGTACAATCTGATAATGTCATTTCTCTCTATCTATTTTGGGAATTAACATCGATTTCTTCTTTTTTACTCATCGGGTATTGGTATACACGAGATCGCTCCCGATTTGGTGCACTAAAATCGATGATGATTACGGTATTTGGCGGCTTAATGATGCTCGGGGGCTTCGTACTACTCGGGATTATGGGCGACACGTATTCAATCCGTGAACTAATTGCCAACTCAGCAACACTTGTAGAACATGAATTCTTCACATTGGCACTCATTTTGGTTTTACTCGGTGCATTTACAAAGTCTGCCCAATTCCCTTTTTACATTTGGTTGCCGGATGCAATGGAAGCGCCTACACCAGTTAGTGCTTATCTTCACTCTGCCACAATGGTCAAGGCGGGTATCTATCTCGTCGCACGTTTTACGCCGATTTTCGCCGTATCCGAAGTATGGGTTTGGCTTGTGACAGGGATTGGGCTACTTACTTTGTTCTGGGGCTCATTCTTTGCCGTCAAACAAACCGATTTGAAAGCCATCCTTGCTTTCTCCACAGTCAGTCAGCTTGGACTTATTATGTCTTTGCTCGGTGCTGGGGCAGTTGCCTACCATGCAGATGATGCGATTTTTAAATTTGCAGCGTTCGCAGCGATTTTTCATTTAATTAACCATGCGACTTTCAAAGGTAGTTTGTTCATGATTGCTGGAATTGTCGATCATGAAACAGGTACACGTGACATCCGGAAACTCGGTGGCTTGATGAGCATTATGCCTGTCAGTTTTACCGTTGCATTTATCGGTTCGATGTCGATGGCAGGGCTGCCGCCATTTAACGGTTTTCTCAGTAAGGAAATGTTCCTACAGTCCATGTTAGCCATTCGTCATTTCGAGCTGTATAACTTTGCGACATGGGGCATCATCTTCCCGGTTGTGGCATGGATTGCAAGCGTATTCACATTTGTTTATAGTTTCTACTTTGTCTTTAAAACATTTGCAGGGCAACGCAAAAGTGAGCCGCTGCCACAAACGCCACACGAGGCACCTGTCGGCATGCTGATTTCTCCTGTCCTGTTGGCAACACTTGTTGTCGGGATTTTCTTCATTCCAAACCTAATTGGCAAATGGTTAGTTAAACCTGCTGTGATGGCTGTTCAGCCAGATCTGTACAATCATCCGTCTGAGGTGGCAGTGCATGTAGCTGCGTGGCATGGCTTTGATTCTCCTGCATTATGGATGACGATTGCCGTTGTTGGGGTTGGAGCTGTTCTATACTTGACGATGAATAAATGGCAGAAGCTGTACGACATTCAACCACAGTATTTGTCGTTGAATGCTTTGTATGACTCTACAATGATGTTCGGTGAAAGTGGCATGAACCGCCTATCTCGTTTCTATATGACGGGCTTGATTCGCACGTATTTGCTGTATATGTTTGCCTTTATCGTCGCGATTACAACGGCGACATTGTTCATAAAAGAAGCATTTGTTGTCGATATGGATAGTTTTTCACCTGTGACACTTTATGGTATTATGACTGCGATTATTTTAGTGATTGCCGTCGTCATGATTCTACTTGCAAAGACGAGACTAGCAGCAATCATTGCACTTGGTGCCGTTGGCTATTCGGTTGCGTTGTTCTTCGTTATTTTCAAAGCACCGGATTTGGCGCTGACACAGCTCGTTATTGAAACAGTTTCCGTGGCGTTGTTCTTGCTAGCGTTTAAACACTTGCCATCTCTCAAAAATCATGGCGAAACGACACGCAACAAGCTTGGAAATGCAGTCATTGCCGTAGGTGTTGGGGTTACGGTAGCACTTGTCGCGTTGTCTGCGCATTCACAAAAGCTTATTCCATCGATTTCACAATACTATAAAGATACAGTCGCAACAGAAGCGGGTGGCGGAAATATCGTCAACGTTATTCTCGTAGACTATCGTGGATTTGATACGTTGTTTGAAATTGCCGTGCTATCGATCGCAGGAATCGGCGTACTCGGTATGATTCGTCTGCGACTGGCAAGAAAGGAGGGTAAGGATGAAAACAAATGA